From a region of the Actinomadura luzonensis genome:
- a CDS encoding AAA family ATPase: MLRGREREQATIRALIAQAKDGRSGSLIIRGEPGIGKSALLGLAAELAEDLRQLRGTGIETEAELPFAALHLLLRPALDRLGKLPEPQARALEGAFGLATGAQDRFLIGLAALSLLTELAEDGPLLVLVDDAQWMDRSSAEALLFAARRLHAEGIALIFAARDTFEAPGVPDLRLTGLDRQAADDLLRDHAPGLGPAVRAQVLAVSGGNPLALIELPQVPDAQEPLPLPRRIQEAYEARIAVLPPGTQTMLLVAGLDDAGDLDGVVRAAGTLGVGAAALGPAERAGSCPPRAGGCPSAIR, encoded by the coding sequence ATGCTGCGGGGACGAGAGCGAGAACAGGCGACGATCAGGGCCCTGATCGCGCAGGCCAAGGACGGCCGGAGCGGGAGCCTGATCATCCGGGGCGAACCGGGGATCGGCAAGTCCGCGCTGCTCGGCCTCGCCGCGGAGTTGGCGGAAGACCTGCGGCAACTGCGCGGCACCGGCATCGAGACCGAGGCCGAGCTGCCCTTCGCGGCGCTCCACCTGCTGCTCCGTCCCGCCCTCGACCGCCTGGGCAAGCTGCCGGAGCCGCAGGCGAGGGCGCTGGAGGGCGCGTTCGGCCTCGCCACGGGAGCGCAGGACAGGTTCCTCATCGGCCTGGCCGCGCTGTCGCTGCTCACCGAGCTGGCCGAGGACGGCCCGCTGCTCGTCCTGGTCGACGACGCCCAGTGGATGGACCGCTCCTCGGCCGAGGCGCTGCTGTTCGCGGCCAGGCGCCTGCACGCGGAGGGCATCGCCCTGATCTTCGCGGCCAGGGACACCTTCGAGGCGCCGGGGGTGCCCGACCTGCGGCTCACCGGCCTCGACCGGCAGGCCGCCGACGACCTGCTGCGCGACCACGCGCCCGGTCTCGGCCCCGCCGTGCGGGCGCAGGTCCTCGCGGTGAGCGGCGGGAACCCGCTGGCGCTGATCGAGCTGCCCCAGGTGCCGGACGCTCAGGAGCCGCTGCCGCTGCCCCGCCGGATCCAGGAGGCCTACGAAGCGCGCATCGCCGTGCTGCCGCCCGGCACCCAGACGATGCTGCTGGTCGCGGGCCTGGACGACGCCGGCGACCTGGACGGCGTGGTCCGCGCGGCGGGGACGCTCGGCGTGGGCGCCGCCGCCCTCGGCCCGGCCGAGCGCGCGGGTTCCTGTCCACCGCGGGCGGGCGGCTGTCCTTCGGCCATCCGCTGA
- a CDS encoding alpha/beta fold hydrolase, producing the protein MFIDVPGGRLAYDLHGEGPLVVCVPGLGDTRDAYRSLRPILVEAGYRVVTMDLRGHGESSAGWSDYSQPAVGDDIVALLEHLDAPAAVLLGNSYAGGGVIHAAADAPERVAGIVAIDGFIRTVAVSPADRARVRLLVSSPWLWGAYYALSHPSAKPADLGEHRARLVSMLRDPRRRAAMRGMLLDHGPQAEEAIPQVRCLSLVLMGAKDPYFPDPAVEARAQASLLRGQAVMIDDAGHYPMSEFPGRTAQAVLPFLKNVF; encoded by the coding sequence ATGTTCATCGACGTGCCGGGAGGCCGCCTGGCCTACGACCTCCACGGGGAAGGCCCGCTCGTGGTGTGCGTACCCGGCCTCGGCGACACCCGCGACGCCTACCGGTCGCTGCGCCCGATCCTGGTGGAGGCGGGCTACCGGGTGGTGACGATGGACCTGCGCGGCCACGGCGAGTCGTCCGCGGGGTGGAGCGACTACTCCCAGCCGGCGGTCGGCGACGACATCGTGGCCCTCCTGGAGCACCTGGACGCGCCCGCGGCCGTCCTGCTCGGCAACTCCTACGCCGGAGGCGGCGTCATCCACGCCGCCGCCGACGCCCCCGAACGCGTCGCCGGCATCGTCGCGATCGACGGGTTCATCCGCACCGTCGCGGTCAGCCCCGCCGACCGCGCCCGCGTCCGGCTGCTCGTGTCGTCCCCCTGGCTGTGGGGCGCCTACTACGCCCTGTCGCACCCGAGCGCCAAGCCCGCCGACCTCGGCGAACACCGCGCCAGGCTGGTGTCCATGCTGCGCGACCCGCGGCGGCGCGCGGCGATGCGGGGCATGCTGCTCGACCACGGCCCGCAGGCCGAAGAGGCCATCCCGCAGGTCCGCTGCCTGTCCCTGGTCCTCATGGGCGCCAAGGACCCCTACTTCCCCGACCCGGCGGTGGAGGCGCGGGCCCAGGCGTCGCTGCTGCGCGGGCAGGCCGTGATGATCGACGACGCCGGCCACTACCCGATGTCGGAATTCCCCGGCCGTACGGCACAGGCCGTCCTGCCCTTCCTCAAGAACGTCTTCTGA
- a CDS encoding MBL fold metallo-hydrolase, protein MKLAPHLHRLGNDVVACYLVDTPEGITLIDAGLPGHWQDLQRELRSLGKSADDIRGLVLTHGDADHLGFAERLRGAHGVPVFVHAADAVRARTGEKPKTALGPLRLGPALGFFGYSLRKNGLRTHYVREVTEIADGDVLDLPGRPVIVGMPGHSPGSVAVHVPLADAVFVGDALTTRHVLTGRTGPQPAPFTDDPAEALSSLDRIAGLSASWVLPGHGAPWRTSPAQVRQAVQTAGRA, encoded by the coding sequence ATGAAACTCGCCCCTCACCTGCACCGCCTCGGCAACGACGTCGTGGCCTGCTACCTCGTCGACACCCCCGAGGGCATCACGCTCATCGACGCCGGGCTGCCCGGCCACTGGCAGGACCTGCAACGCGAGCTCCGCTCCCTGGGCAAGTCCGCCGACGACATCCGCGGCCTCGTCCTGACCCACGGCGACGCCGACCACCTCGGCTTCGCCGAACGCCTGCGCGGCGCGCACGGCGTACCGGTGTTCGTGCACGCCGCCGACGCGGTGCGCGCCCGCACAGGAGAGAAGCCCAAGACCGCGCTCGGCCCCCTGCGGCTCGGCCCGGCGCTCGGGTTCTTCGGTTACTCCCTCCGCAAGAACGGCCTGCGCACCCACTACGTCAGGGAGGTCACCGAGATCGCCGACGGCGACGTCCTGGACCTGCCCGGGCGTCCGGTGATCGTGGGGATGCCGGGGCACTCGCCGGGAAGCGTGGCGGTGCACGTCCCGCTCGCCGACGCGGTCTTCGTCGGCGATGCCCTGACCACGCGGCACGTCCTCACCGGACGCACGGGCCCCCAGCCGGCGCCCTTCACCGACGACCCGGCCGAGGCGCTCTCCTCCCTCGACCGCATCGCCGGGCTGTCGGCGTCCTGGGTCCTCCCTGGCCACGGCGCTCCCTGGCGCACCTCACCGGCCCAGGTGCGCCAGGCGGTCCAGACCGCCGGCCGCGCCTGA
- a CDS encoding sensor histidine kinase, with the protein MSRPARPWPSLGLRARLLSAFALLCVVTTAAVAGAMYVQARNDILQRAQDASVQTLRGRLQALDPLPDATPGPAELIAVATALPDDANVEFAVAVRGDWHTPVAPPERWRPGGRVLALGLGAIPADLRQMVADGRLAWQRVVRDDTPWLILGAPLLVSGPDGTARASGAEVYAARSLLAEQRSIDLLAARAWVTGGAALAFAVVLALLATRGVLVPVRELGRAARLLGQGELRTRIAVRGADELADVARTFNDTAAELERHVRQLREMEADARRFVADVSHELRTPLAALAAVADILEEEASRLPEPAGRAARLVSQETLNLTALVNDLIEISRFDSGVAALALNEVDVADLVRATLRTRGWSEQVETELPPAVTARLDPRRVDVILANLVGNALRHGEPPVSVRLSAGPHWIALEVRDHGPGLDEATLPHVFDRFYKASAARARSEGSGLGLAIARENARLHRGDLTVANAPDGGALFTLRLPCRTPDPETGDSA; encoded by the coding sequence TTGAGCCGGCCGGCGCGGCCCTGGCCGAGCCTGGGCCTGCGGGCCCGGCTGCTGTCCGCCTTCGCCCTGCTGTGCGTGGTCACCACGGCGGCGGTGGCCGGCGCGATGTACGTCCAGGCCCGCAACGACATCCTGCAACGCGCCCAGGACGCCTCGGTGCAGACGTTGCGCGGCCGCCTGCAGGCGCTCGACCCGCTGCCCGACGCCACGCCGGGCCCGGCCGAGCTGATCGCCGTCGCCACCGCCCTGCCCGACGACGCCAACGTGGAGTTCGCGGTCGCCGTCCGGGGCGACTGGCACACGCCGGTCGCGCCGCCGGAGCGCTGGCGGCCGGGAGGGCGGGTGCTGGCCCTGGGCCTGGGGGCGATCCCCGCCGACTTGCGGCAGATGGTGGCCGACGGCCGGCTGGCCTGGCAGCGGGTGGTGCGGGACGACACGCCCTGGCTGATCCTCGGCGCGCCGCTGCTGGTCAGCGGCCCGGACGGGACGGCGCGGGCGTCCGGCGCCGAGGTCTACGCCGCGCGCAGCCTGCTCGCCGAGCAGCGCAGCATCGACCTGCTGGCCGCCCGCGCCTGGGTGACCGGCGGGGCGGCCCTGGCGTTCGCGGTCGTCCTGGCGTTGCTGGCCACCCGCGGCGTGCTCGTCCCGGTGCGGGAGCTGGGCCGCGCGGCCCGCCTGCTGGGCCAGGGCGAGCTGCGCACCAGGATCGCGGTGCGCGGCGCCGACGAGCTGGCCGACGTGGCGCGCACGTTCAACGACACCGCGGCCGAGCTGGAACGGCACGTCAGGCAGCTGCGCGAGATGGAGGCCGACGCCCGCCGCTTCGTGGCCGACGTCTCGCACGAGCTCCGCACCCCGCTGGCCGCGCTCGCCGCGGTCGCCGACATCCTGGAGGAGGAGGCGTCCCGGCTGCCCGAGCCCGCCGGCCGGGCCGCCAGGCTGGTCAGCCAGGAGACGCTCAACCTCACCGCCCTGGTGAACGACCTCATCGAGATCAGCAGGTTCGACTCCGGCGTCGCGGCCCTCGCGCTGAACGAGGTGGACGTGGCCGACCTGGTGCGCGCGACCCTGCGGACCCGGGGCTGGTCGGAGCAGGTCGAGACGGAGCTGCCGCCCGCGGTGACGGCGCGGCTGGACCCGCGCCGGGTCGACGTCATCCTCGCGAACCTGGTCGGCAACGCCCTGCGGCACGGCGAGCCGCCGGTGTCGGTGCGGCTGTCCGCCGGCCCGCACTGGATCGCCCTGGAGGTGCGCGACCACGGGCCAGGGCTGGACGAGGCGACGCTGCCGCACGTGTTCGACCGGTTTTACAAGGCCAGCGCGGCCAGGGCCAGGTCCGAGGGCAGCGGCCTCGGCCTCGCCATCGCGCGGGAGAACGCGCGGCTGCATCGGGGCGACCTCACCGTCGCCAACGCCCCGGACGGCGGCGCCCTGTTCACGCTGCGCCTGCCGTGCCGGACACCCGACCCGGAGACGGGGGACTCCGCATGA
- a CDS encoding response regulator transcription factor translates to MKLGGTSRVLLIEDDPAVREGLELALTRHGHRVRAAGSGEQGLDRLRADLPDVVVLDLMLPGIDGFEVCRRIRAVGEVPIIMLTARGDDMDVVAGLEAGADDYVVKPVQPRVLDARIRAVLRRIGRDQAELERHGDLTIDRASLTVARRGVPVSLAPTELRLLLELSGTPGRVHSRQQLLESVWEHGYFGDSRLVDACVQRLRAKIEDDSAAPVYVQTVRGFGYRFGPV, encoded by the coding sequence GTGAAACTCGGCGGAACGTCCCGGGTGCTGTTGATCGAGGACGACCCGGCCGTACGGGAGGGGCTGGAGCTGGCCCTGACCCGGCACGGGCACCGGGTGCGCGCGGCGGGCTCCGGCGAGCAGGGGCTCGACCGGCTGCGCGCGGACCTGCCCGACGTCGTCGTGCTCGACCTGATGTTGCCCGGCATCGACGGGTTCGAGGTGTGCCGCCGCATCCGGGCCGTCGGCGAGGTGCCGATCATCATGCTGACGGCGCGCGGCGACGACATGGACGTGGTCGCCGGCCTGGAGGCGGGCGCCGACGACTACGTCGTCAAGCCGGTGCAGCCCCGGGTGCTCGACGCCCGCATCCGGGCCGTGCTGCGGCGCATCGGCCGGGACCAGGCCGAGCTGGAGCGGCACGGCGACCTCACCATCGACCGCGCCTCGCTGACGGTGGCCCGGCGCGGCGTCCCGGTCAGCCTCGCCCCGACCGAGCTGCGCCTGCTGCTCGAACTGTCCGGCACGCCCGGCCGGGTGCACAGCCGCCAGCAGCTGCTGGAGTCGGTGTGGGAGCACGGGTACTTCGGCGACTCGCGGCTCGTGGACGCGTGCGTGCAGCGGCTGCGCGCCAAGATCGAGGACGACTCGGCCGCGCCGGTCTACGTGCAGACGGTGCGTGGGTTCGGGTACCGGTTCGGCCCGGTTTGA
- a CDS encoding aldo/keto reductase — translation MRIGDLDAGRIGFGAMRLAADGTVWEPPADRAAAVAVLRRAVELGVQLIDSSDAYALGANEELIAEALYPYAADVVIATKGGVTRPGREEWIPLGRPEYLRQQAELSLRRLRRDVIDLYYLHRVDPQVPLADQVGALARLREEGKIRHIGLSEVSVAQLEEARAVAPVAAVQNLYNLTDRTHEQVLDHAAEHGLAFVPFFPIAVGEHAAPGGPLAEVAAELGATPAQTALAWLLHRSPAVLPIPGTTSVAHLEENVAAQRLTLTAGQYARLDRLAARDRDTTMTVR, via the coding sequence ATGCGCATCGGGGACCTCGACGCGGGCCGCATCGGATTCGGCGCGATGCGGCTGGCCGCCGACGGCACCGTCTGGGAGCCGCCGGCCGACCGGGCGGCCGCCGTGGCCGTCCTGCGCCGGGCCGTGGAGCTGGGGGTGCAGCTCATCGACAGCTCCGACGCGTACGCGCTCGGCGCCAACGAGGAGCTCATCGCCGAGGCCCTGTACCCGTACGCCGCCGACGTCGTGATCGCCACGAAGGGCGGCGTGACCCGGCCGGGCCGCGAGGAGTGGATCCCGCTCGGCCGCCCCGAGTACCTGCGCCAGCAGGCCGAGCTGAGCCTGCGCCGGCTGCGCCGCGACGTCATCGACCTGTACTACCTGCACCGCGTCGACCCGCAAGTGCCGCTCGCCGACCAGGTCGGCGCCCTGGCCCGGCTGCGCGAGGAGGGCAAGATCCGGCACATCGGCCTGTCCGAGGTGAGCGTCGCCCAGCTCGAGGAGGCCCGCGCGGTCGCCCCCGTCGCCGCCGTGCAGAACCTCTACAACCTCACCGACCGCACCCACGAGCAGGTCCTCGACCACGCGGCCGAGCACGGGCTGGCGTTCGTGCCGTTCTTCCCGATCGCCGTCGGCGAGCACGCCGCGCCCGGCGGCCCGCTGGCCGAGGTCGCCGCCGAGCTGGGCGCCACCCCCGCCCAGACCGCGCTCGCCTGGCTGCTGCACCGCTCGCCGGCCGTCCTCCCCATCCCGGGCACGACGTCCGTGGCGCACCTGGAGGAGAACGTCGCGGCGCAGCGGCTCACCCTGACCGCCGGCCAGTACGCCCGCCTGGACCGCCTGGCCGCCCGCGACCGTGACACGACCATGACAGTACGCTGA
- a CDS encoding MarR family winged helix-turn-helix transcriptional regulator: METRWLDGDEQRTWRAFLWTTRLLTDALDRQLQREAGMPYTYYMIMATLAEVPGRRMTMTDLATLVYSSLSRLSHAVARLEERGWVRRSPNPDNRRVTFAELTVEGLAVLERAAPAHVAEVRRHLLDPLTGEQVAQLREIMSLLWERLDPTPGRPGPYPEIFGPDV; encoded by the coding sequence GTGGAGACCCGATGGCTCGACGGCGACGAGCAGCGCACCTGGCGAGCGTTCCTGTGGACGACCCGGCTGCTCACCGACGCCCTCGACCGGCAGTTGCAGCGCGAGGCCGGCATGCCGTACACGTACTACATGATCATGGCGACGCTGGCGGAGGTGCCGGGACGGCGCATGACCATGACGGACCTGGCCACGCTGGTCTACTCCTCGCTCAGCCGCCTGTCGCACGCGGTGGCCAGGCTGGAGGAGCGCGGCTGGGTGCGCCGCTCCCCCAACCCGGACAACCGGCGCGTCACGTTCGCGGAGCTGACCGTCGAGGGCCTGGCCGTCCTGGAGCGGGCCGCGCCCGCGCACGTGGCCGAGGTGCGCCGGCACCTGCTGGACCCGCTCACCGGCGAGCAGGTGGCGCAGCTCCGCGAGATCATGAGCCTCCTGTGGGAACGCCTGGACCCGACGCCCGGCCGCCCCGGCCCGTACCCCGAGATCTTCGGGCCGGACGTGTGA
- a CDS encoding ABC transporter ATP-binding protein: protein MAPRTPCPIEVAHLSKRYGPVRAVDDVTLRVERGEIYALLGLNGAGKTTLIRMLLGMIAPTGGTARVLGADVSAGDRSAWARVGYLVEAAAAYPELTVRENLDVVRRLRRLPAGPGDIIDRLALGPYADRRARTLSLGNLQRLALARALIHAPGLLILDEPVNGLDPAGVAEIRALLAGLAERQGTTVFLSSHLLAEVARLATRVGILHHGRLVGEHDPGHLDRHRRRRLRLATRDDAAAGAVLRAHGYRPEPAGPAGLLLADDRALAEPERVAAVLVHGGVPPAELRLEEEDLESFFLRTVAARDAEGER from the coding sequence GTGGCCCCACGCACCCCGTGCCCCATCGAGGTCGCCCACCTGAGCAAGCGCTACGGCCCCGTGCGGGCCGTCGACGACGTCACCCTGCGCGTCGAGCGGGGCGAGATCTACGCCCTGCTCGGCCTCAACGGCGCCGGCAAGACCACCCTGATCCGCATGCTGCTCGGCATGATCGCCCCCACGGGCGGCACGGCCCGCGTCCTCGGCGCGGACGTTTCCGCCGGCGACCGGTCGGCCTGGGCGCGGGTCGGCTACCTGGTGGAGGCGGCCGCCGCCTACCCGGAGCTGACCGTCCGCGAGAACCTGGACGTCGTCCGCCGCCTCCGCCGCCTGCCCGCCGGTCCCGGCGACATCATCGACCGCCTCGCGCTCGGCCCCTACGCCGACCGGCGCGCCCGCACCCTGTCGCTCGGCAACCTCCAGCGCCTGGCCCTGGCCAGGGCCCTCATCCACGCGCCCGGCCTGCTCATCCTCGACGAGCCGGTCAACGGGCTGGACCCGGCCGGCGTCGCCGAGATCCGCGCCCTGCTCGCCGGGCTGGCGGAGCGGCAGGGCACCACCGTGTTCCTGTCCAGCCACCTGCTGGCCGAGGTCGCCCGCCTGGCCACCCGCGTCGGCATCCTGCACCACGGCCGCCTGGTCGGCGAGCACGATCCCGGCCACCTGGACCGGCACCGCCGCCGCCGGCTGCGCCTGGCCACCCGCGACGACGCGGCCGCCGGGGCGGTGCTGCGCGCCCACGGCTACCGTCCCGAGCCCGCCGGGCCGGCCGGGCTGCTGCTCGCCGACGACCGCGCCCTGGCCGAGCCGGAGCGGGTGGCCGCCGTCCTGGTCCACGGCGGGGTGCCGCCCGCCGAGCTGCGCCTGGAGGAGGAGGACCTGGAGTCGTTCTTCCTGCGTACCGTCGCGGCGCGGGACGCGGAAGGCGAGCGGTGA
- a CDS encoding ABC transporter permease has product MRAALWAELLKVRRSRLPWITALAFTVAALVCGMFMFILVDPARARAFGLLGGKAQLSGASADWPGYLALLAQAVAVGGLGVYGLVAIWLFGREFSDRTATDLLALPTSRTAVVAAKFAVAAVWALLLALLLAGLGLLIGAGLGLPGWSAPAAAAGAGHVLAAAGLAALTTTPLALAASAGRGYLAAVGVLFCVIFASQVIAALGYGAVFPWSVPGLYAGIAGPGQEPPGLPGVLLVVLTGAAGAVATALWWERADHTR; this is encoded by the coding sequence ATGCGCGCGGCGTTGTGGGCCGAGCTGCTGAAGGTGCGGCGCAGCCGGCTGCCCTGGATCACCGCGCTGGCCTTCACCGTGGCCGCGCTGGTGTGCGGGATGTTCATGTTCATCCTGGTCGACCCCGCGCGGGCGCGGGCGTTCGGCCTGCTCGGCGGCAAGGCGCAGCTCTCCGGCGCGAGCGCCGACTGGCCCGGCTACCTCGCGCTGCTCGCCCAGGCCGTCGCGGTGGGCGGGCTCGGCGTGTACGGGCTGGTCGCCATCTGGCTGTTCGGCCGCGAGTTCAGCGACCGCACCGCCACCGACCTGCTGGCCCTGCCCACCTCCCGCACCGCCGTGGTGGCGGCCAAGTTCGCCGTCGCCGCGGTCTGGGCGCTGCTGCTGGCCCTGCTGCTCGCCGGTCTCGGCCTGCTGATCGGGGCGGGGCTCGGCCTGCCCGGCTGGTCCGCGCCCGCCGCGGCCGCCGGGGCCGGGCACGTCCTGGCGGCGGCCGGGCTGGCCGCGCTGACGACCACGCCGCTGGCGCTGGCCGCCAGCGCCGGGCGCGGCTACCTGGCCGCCGTCGGGGTGCTGTTCTGCGTCATCTTCGCCTCCCAGGTCATCGCCGCGCTCGGCTACGGGGCCGTCTTCCCCTGGTCGGTGCCGGGCCTGTACGCCGGGATCGCCGGGCCGGGCCAGGAGCCGCCCGGCCTGCCCGGCGTGCTCCTGGTCGTGCTCACCGGGGCGGCCGGGGCGGTCGCGACCGCGCTGTGGTGGGAACGCGCCGACCACACCCGCTGA
- the cpt gene encoding chloramphenicol phosphotransferase CPT, whose amino-acid sequence MMTQVIVLNGGSSSGKSTIARALQTILPDPWLAFSVDTLVEALPPAMRDAEAGLVIGADGSVNVGPEFAVMDGAWTAGIAAMARAGARVVVDDVFIGQAASRRRWQDALAGLAVLWVGVRCDPAVAAAREAARGDRPAGMAASQAAAVHQGVAYDVEVDTTHAGPLECARAVAAHVARP is encoded by the coding sequence ATGATGACTCAGGTGATCGTCCTCAACGGCGGCTCCAGCTCGGGCAAGTCCACGATCGCCCGGGCCCTGCAGACGATCCTCCCCGACCCCTGGCTCGCCTTCTCCGTCGACACGCTGGTCGAGGCGCTGCCGCCGGCGATGCGGGACGCGGAGGCGGGCCTCGTCATCGGCGCGGACGGCAGCGTGAACGTCGGCCCCGAGTTCGCGGTCATGGACGGGGCCTGGACGGCGGGGATCGCCGCGATGGCCCGCGCGGGCGCCCGGGTCGTCGTGGACGACGTGTTCATCGGCCAGGCGGCGTCCCGGCGGCGCTGGCAGGACGCCCTGGCCGGGCTGGCCGTGCTGTGGGTCGGCGTGCGCTGCGACCCGGCCGTGGCCGCGGCCCGCGAGGCGGCCAGGGGCGACCGGCCGGCCGGGATGGCCGCGTCGCAGGCCGCCGCCGTCCACCAGGGCGTGGCCTACGACGTGGAGGTGGACACCACGCACGCCGGTCCGCTGGAGTGCGCGCGGGCCGTCGCCGCCCACGTCGCACGGCCCTGA
- a CDS encoding ester cyclase, translating into MATAQEIRNEETYHRFHDAINSGDLEVIVKTVEELMAPDARFHTAEGPVPAVPAQRRVWEVLLRAFPDLRVALDDLIAAGDKVVVRQTVTGTNSGEYRGAPPTGRPVSYHEIFIVRFADGRITDLWGIVDVLTQLRQLGHVEA; encoded by the coding sequence ATGGCGACGGCACAGGAGATCCGCAACGAGGAGACGTACCACCGCTTCCACGACGCGATCAACAGCGGCGACCTGGAGGTGATCGTCAAGACGGTCGAGGAGCTGATGGCCCCGGACGCGCGCTTCCACACGGCCGAGGGGCCGGTGCCGGCCGTGCCGGCGCAGCGGCGCGTGTGGGAGGTGCTGCTGCGCGCCTTCCCCGACCTGCGCGTGGCGCTGGATGACCTGATCGCCGCCGGGGACAAGGTCGTCGTGCGGCAGACGGTCACCGGCACGAACTCCGGCGAGTACCGGGGCGCGCCGCCGACCGGGCGGCCCGTCTCCTACCACGAGATCTTCATCGTCCGCTTCGCCGACGGCCGGATCACCGACCTGTGGGGCATCGTGGACGTCCTCACGCAGCTCCGGCAGCTCGGCCACGTCGAGGCCTGA
- a CDS encoding TetR/AcrR family transcriptional regulator has protein sequence MDTVKRPDKRAERSRLTREKIVQAARELFVAQGYGATSLQEVADRAGVAVQTVYFVFGNKRALFKDVVDTTIAGDGEPVATMDREWFRSACAEPTARGQLRAHVRGTGAVLARVAPIMPVIAAAAATDPQIAAQWPAGPDPRHTVQRAAAEALAGKPGLRPDVPVDLAADLLFGLLSPELYLLLVRDRGWPPRQWEEWAYTTLAAQLCDES, from the coding sequence ATGGACACCGTCAAGCGGCCGGACAAGCGGGCCGAACGCTCGCGCCTCACCCGGGAGAAGATCGTCCAGGCGGCGCGCGAGCTGTTCGTGGCGCAGGGCTACGGGGCGACGAGCCTGCAGGAGGTCGCCGACCGGGCGGGGGTCGCCGTGCAGACGGTCTACTTCGTCTTCGGCAACAAGCGGGCGCTGTTCAAGGACGTCGTCGACACCACGATCGCCGGCGACGGCGAGCCGGTGGCGACCATGGACCGCGAGTGGTTCCGCTCCGCGTGCGCCGAGCCCACGGCGCGCGGCCAGCTGCGCGCACACGTGCGCGGCACCGGCGCGGTGCTCGCCCGGGTCGCCCCGATCATGCCGGTGATCGCCGCGGCGGCGGCCACCGACCCGCAGATCGCCGCGCAGTGGCCGGCCGGCCCCGACCCGCGCCACACCGTCCAGCGCGCCGCCGCCGAGGCGCTGGCCGGCAAGCCCGGCCTCCGCCCAGACGTCCCGGTCGACCTGGCCGCCGACCTGCTGTTCGGCCTGCTCAGCCCGGAGCTGTACCTGCTCCTCGTGCGCGACCGCGGCTGGCCGCCGCGGCAGTGGGAGGAGTGGGCGTACACGACGCTGGCCGCCCAGCTCTGCGACGAATCCTGA
- a CDS encoding methyltransferase domain-containing protein — MDQQEVAVRRELEEYYRAGRPPWDTGVTPPELIALVEGPGALPPGRALELGCGTGTNAVYLAGHGWDVVAVDLIEQAAGQARAKAAAAGARDAVRVLCGDATRLDELDAPGPYDLFFDLSCYCGIPPHRRDDYAGGVTRRAAPGARLLMFGYGPGAFDADLFAGVTADELRARFAGWELTDVTPGTNPVPTFWFTLRKE, encoded by the coding sequence ATGGACCAGCAGGAAGTGGCCGTCCGCAGGGAGCTGGAGGAGTACTACCGCGCAGGCCGGCCGCCGTGGGACACCGGCGTCACCCCGCCCGAGCTGATCGCCCTCGTCGAGGGCCCCGGTGCGCTGCCGCCCGGCCGCGCGCTGGAGCTGGGCTGCGGCACCGGCACCAACGCCGTCTACCTGGCCGGGCACGGCTGGGACGTCGTCGCCGTCGACCTGATCGAGCAGGCCGCCGGGCAGGCCCGCGCCAAGGCCGCGGCGGCCGGAGCCCGGGACGCGGTCCGGGTGCTGTGCGGGGACGCCACCCGCCTCGACGAGCTGGACGCCCCCGGCCCCTACGACCTGTTCTTCGACCTGAGCTGCTACTGCGGCATCCCGCCGCACCGCCGCGACGACTACGCCGGCGGCGTCACCCGGCGGGCCGCGCCCGGCGCGCGGCTGCTGATGTTCGGCTACGGGCCCGGGGCGTTCGACGCCGACCTGTTCGCCGGGGTCACCGCCGACGAGCTGCGGGCCCGGTTCGCCGGCTGGGAGCTGACCGACGTCACGCCCGGCACGAACCCGGTGCCGACCTTCTGGTTCACGCTGCGCAAGGAGTGA
- a CDS encoding DUF3072 domain-containing protein — protein sequence MSHGPVEKDPDEWTTGDEPMTGPQESYLRTLAREAGREVPDGLSKADASRMIDELQQDSERLRSSGEERDAGK from the coding sequence ATGAGCCATGGACCGGTGGAGAAGGACCCGGACGAGTGGACGACCGGCGACGAGCCCATGACCGGCCCGCAGGAGTCCTACCTGCGCACGCTGGCCAGGGAGGCGGGCCGGGAGGTGCCGGACGGGCTCAGCAAGGCCGACGCGTCCCGGATGATCGACGAGCTGCAGCAGGACAGCGAGCGGCTGCGCTCCTCCGGCGAGGAGCGGGACGCCGGGAAGTGA